In one Platichthys flesus chromosome 3, fPlaFle2.1, whole genome shotgun sequence genomic region, the following are encoded:
- the LOC133939180 gene encoding coiled-coil domain-containing protein 158-like isoform X1 — protein sequence MSSLSSSDGARGLRETAPAAAAALETHGSSFRPRFNSLTLDQLSDELDRRTKETQRLQEEVENATKVALERFGGKYGINTSPGQSCHSHWFNFYNPPGDFTISPTTTLAGTQPLDCDLDIINKEVAQRQISSPEKRVLENALNDGFQQVPGLQLRQTHDQTEPETFSVDKAIENLQTKLNKVQMEKDVLSDLRLKDSRNHVDQMEKMLCMLEELQNIKRATDQKLQDTEDEAVALSRKVETLEQIMKETYSTLLCHESRCDKDHGTNLNAPTRSGPPSPAAKLTEDTNDTNVLQERCLRSVEHLWREEHSGGNMQKQRSKELIASLCQEMALLTNKLSSSKQNSVSLSVKLELLKNLTERHTSLHQCQIGDLESDISSHKDKVCCLEQQLLQVQSQLADAQREKERALHQREELQFQLSQLKRYSEQQQHELHVEVKALRGGLEEARELHRVAEENNCLQSLQDLRTQEGRTAQELLREKDEELQLRLQEAQQHYSWSQTLHTEGETLRRKLEDREKLIDNLQLQLESIKQMKAQHSHTINNFHHENNLLSNQLNQHKLQIQQLRAELDQHKSDLATAEHERRNLQASVAEQGQRLREETLEKRQLSSQLEIQRLQLLALTKEHEEQQRLHSCRSDEREGVVLRLRSQLRDTQDELDQVRITLRTLEGADGHGLRVALDMQQEITDRREQVDSLQSKIQHLEETVEKLHQEKRHQSLENQRQLGQLAFVREEKKLLSRELEALGSKDQQLRDRIGQLETILHKMSESFADCQEFIQLQEQQFYRLKLGHALDLKELQGQNLHSTLNPTPPDPDSPNPSELRAPPSSQHASSALIKESPARQLRSLVKELRGVISENHRPHTDNSPAGRSFHRRRSAPEREHRTTFSTEEVEKVKANSRSRRETCSREQLFLPKAQLNGKMIHKDSFREKIMAHPGRLASSPATAARFTSPQQLLSLGRRSPVHSLLTSDPHS from the exons ATGTCGTCGCTTTCCAGCAGTGATGGGGCCCGTGGGCTCCGGGAaacagccccagcagcagcagcagcattgg AGACTCACGGCAGCTCCTTCCGGCCGAGGTTCAACagtctgactctggatcagctgAG CGATGAGCTTGACAGGCGAACCAAGGAAACCCAACGACTTCAAGAGGAAGTAGAAAATGCCACCAAAGTTGCCTTGGAGAGGTTTGGCGGCAAATATGGAATCAATACCTCACCTGGACAAAGCTGCCACAGCCACTGGTTCAATTTCT ATAACCCACCTGGGGATTTCACCAtctcccccaccaccactctgGCAGGgactcagcctctggactgtgatCTGGATATTATAAACAAAGAGGTGGCTCAAAGGCAGATCAGCTCTCCTGAAAAAAGGGTTTTGGAAAATGCACTAAATGACGGTTTTCAGCAGGTGCCTGGCTTGCAGCTCAGACAG acacatgatcaaactgaaccagagACATTCAGTGTTGACAAAGCCATCGAGAACCTGCAGACTAAGCTGAATAAAGTCCAAATGGAGAAGGACGTCTTGTCTGACCtcag GTTGAAGGATTCGAGGAATCATGTGGATCAGATGGAGAAGATGCTGTGCATGTTGGAAGAGCTCCAGAACATCAAAAGGGCCACAGACCAGAAGCTGCAGGACACCGAGGATGAGGCGGTGGCACTCAGCAGGAAAGTAGAGACACTGGAGCAGATCATGAAGGAGACGTATTCTACACTGTTGTGTCATGAGAGTCGATGTGATAAGGACCACGGCACCAATCTCAACGCACCCACTCGCTCAGGACCACCATCCCCAGCCGCTAAGTTGACCGAGGATACTAATGACACAAACGTGCTACAGGAGAGATGCTTAAGg TCAGTAGAACATCTTTGGAGGGAAGAACACAGTGGAGGAAATATGCAAAAACAAAG GAGTAAAGAACTGATTGCAAGTCTGTGCCAGGAGATGGCGCTGTTGACCAACAAACTGAGCTCATCCAAACAAAACAGCGTCAGCTTGAGTGTTAAGTTGGAGCTGCTCAA gAACCTCACTGAAAGACATACGTCGTTGCACCAGTGTCAGATTGGTGATCTTGAGTCAGATATCAGCAGCCATAAAGATAAG GTTTGCTgtctggagcagcagctcctgcaggttCAGTCTCAACTGGCGGatgcacaaagagaaaaagagcgAGCCTTGCATCAGAGAGAGGAGCTTCAGTTCCAGCTCAGCCAACTTAAG CGGTacagtgaacagcagcagcatgagctCCATGTGGAGGTAAAGGCCCTGAGAGGAGGGCTGGAGGAGGCCAGGGAGCTTCACAGAGTCGCAGAGGAGAATAATTGCTTACAGTCTCTGCAGGATCTTAGGACCCAGGAGGGGAGGACAGCCCAGGAACTCCTGCGGGAGAAAGATGAGGAGCTCCAGCTCAGGCTGCAAGAAGCCCAGCAG CATTATTCTTGGAGCCAGACCCTGCACACAGAAGGAGAGACACTGAGGCGGAAGCTAGAGGACCGAGAGAAGCTGATAGAcaatctgcagctgcagctggagagcaTCAAACAGATGAAAGCTCAGCACAGTCACACCATCAACAACTTTCACCATGAGAACAACCTCCTGAGCAACCAGTTAAACCAGCACAAGCTACAGATTCAGCAGCTCAGG GCTGAGTTAGACCAGCACAAGTCAGACCTGGCCACTGCAGAGCACGAGAGGCGGAATCTTCAGGCGTCTGTGGCTGAACAAGGTCAGCGTCTCCGGgaggaaactctggagaaaaGACAGCTCAGCTCTCAGTTGGAGATCCAGCGTTTGCAGTTACTCGCCCTCACAA AGGAgcatgaggagcagcagcggctcCACAGCTGTAGGAGCGACGAGCGGGAGGGTGTGGTGCTGAGGCTTCGGAGTCAGCTGAGGGACACTCAGGATGAGCTGGACCAGGTCAGGATTACCCTGAGGACCCTGGAAGGAGCCGACGGACACG GCCTCCGAGTAGCACTGGACatgcagcaggagatcactgaCAGAAGAGAGCAGGTGGACTCCTTGCAGAGCAAAATCCAACATCTGGAGGAGACTGTGGAGAAGCTGCACCAG GAGAAGCGTCACCAGAGCCTGGAGAACCAGCGTCAGCTCGGGCAGCTCGCCTTCGTCAGGGAAGAGAAGAAGCTGCTTTCCAGGGAGCTTGAGGCCCTCGGGTCCAAAGACCAACAGTTAAGGGACCGGATCGGCCAGCTGGAGACAATCCTTCACAAG ATGTCGGAGAGCTTTGCAGACTGTCAAGAGTTcatccagctgcaggagcagcagtttTATCGGCTGAAACTCGGACATGCCCTCGACCTGAAG GAACTCCAAGGTCAAAATCTGCACAGCACTCTGAATCCAACTCCACCAGACCCGGATTCCCCGAATCCATCAGAACTCCGCGCTCCACCCTCGTCCCAGCACGCCTCCAGCGCTCTGATCAAG GAGAGCCCCGCCCGGCAACTCAGGTCTCTCGTCAAAGAGCTGCGAGGAGTGATTTCGGAGAACCACAGACCACACACCGACAACAGCCCCGCGGGCAGGAGCTTCCACAGGAGGAGGTCTGCACCGGAGAGAGAGCACAGGACCACATT CAGTACTGAAGAGGTTGAAAAGGTTAAAGCCAACTCCAGGTCAAGAAGAGAAACCTGCAGCAG AGAGCAACTCTTCCTGCCCAAAGCTCAGCTGAATGGAAAGATGATCCACAAGGATTCCTTCAGGGAGA AGATAATGGCTCATCCCGGCCGCCTTGCATCGAGTCCAGCCACTGCAGCGAGGTTCACATCCCCGCAACAGCTCCTCTCGCTGGGCCGCAGGTCACCAGTCCACTccctcctgacctctgaccctcacAGCTGA